The Mycobacterium haemophilum DSM 44634 sequence CAATCAGCCTGGCACCGACTACGACTGGGACGCCCCGACGAAGTTGAAAGCGCCGGGCATCAACGGGTCGGTGGTCCCGCTGCCCTACGGCCTCAACCCCAGTCAGGTGCCGCTGGCCGGCACCTACACCACCGGCGCTCGACAGCAGAGCAGACTTACCTCCGCGTGGTACCAACTACCTAAACCCGACGACGGGCATCCGCTGGTGGTGGTGACCGCCGCAGGCAAAATCGCCGGTAACAGCGTGCTGCACGGGCACACGTCTGGCCAGACCGTCGTGCTGGAATACGGCAAACCCGGTCCCGACGGCGGCTTGGTGCCGGCGGGACGGCTGGTGCCCGACGATCTGTACGGCGAGCAGCCAAAAGCGTGGCGCAACCTGCGTTTCGCGCGATCCAAAATGCCCGTCGACGCGGTGGCGGTCCGGGTCGTCGCCGAGAACCTGTCCCTGACACCGGAAGACTGGATCGCGGTGACCCCGCCGCGGGTGCCGGAGCTGCGCTCGCTGCAGGAGTACGTCGGCTCGTCGCAGCCGGTGTTGCTGGACTGGGCGGTCGGGCTAGCGTTCCCGTGTCAGCAGCCGATGCTGCACGCTAACGGTGTCACCGATATCCCGAAATTCCGTATCACACCGGACTACTCGGCCAAGAAAATGGACACCGACACCTGGGAGGACGGCACCAACGGCGGCCTGCTGGGCATCACCGACCTGCTGCTGCGAGCCCAGGTGATGTCCACGTACCTGTCCCGCGACTGGGGCCGTGACTGGGGTTCACTGCGTAAGTTCGATACCCTCGTGGATGCCCACCCCGCGCAGCTCGACTTGGGCACCGCGACCCGCAGCGGATGGTGGTCGCCGGGCAAGATCCGGATTAAGCCGTGACTTCGACACCGCCCCACCCGGGCAGAAGCCGCCAGGACGCGATCTACCGCGCCGGCGTGTTCGGCCGGGTTCCGGCGGTGCCGACGAACTTCTCTGAGTTGGAGCGCGCTGCCCGGCAACGCATGTCGAAACGCGCCTGGGCATACGTCGCTGGTGGCGCCGGTGCAGGCACCGGAATGATCAACAACCGGGCCGCCTTGGATCGGTGGGCCATCGTGCCACGGATGCTGCGCGATACCTCCGACCGTGATCTGACCGTCGAGTTGTTCGGCCGCCGACTGCCGGCACCGGTCCTGGTGGCACCGGTCGGAGCAGCCGACTTGGTGCGCAACGGGGCAGACGTGGAGATCGGCGCGGCCGCCGCTGCCGTCGGGGTGCCGTACATCTTCTCCAACCAAGGCTCGGCGCCGATGGAAGACACCGCGGCAGAAATGGATAACGTTGCCCGGCAAGCGGGCCGCGAGCACGCGCCGCGCTGGTTTCAGCTGTACTGGTCCACTAACGACGCGGTCGTGACGAGTCTGATTCGACGCGCCGAAGCGCTGGACTGCGACGCTCTGGCCGTCACATTGGATACCACTCAATTGGGTTGGCGGCCAAATGATCTCAATATCGGCTCACTTCCCTTCGCCCAAGCTATCGGCATCGCGCAGTACTACTCCGACACCGCGTTCGCCCAGTCGGTTCGCGAGCGGATAGCCGAGGCGCGCCGGTCTGGTCGACGACCCGACATGCAGCTAACGCTCGGGGGATTGCGGACCTTGATCTCCCTAGCCCGCCGCATGCCCGGTAGTTTCCTGCACAACCTGGTGTCGCCCGTACCCCGTGCCAGCGTGGAAACGTTTTTGGAGACCTATTCGCGCCCGTCGCTGAATTGGGACAACATCGCCGAATTACGAAAACGGACACGGCTGCCGATCCTACTGAAGGGCATCCTGCATCCCGACGACGCCCGCCGAGCCGTTGACCTCGGCGTCGACGGCATCGTCGTGTCGAACCACGGTGGACGGCAAGTCGATTCGGTCATCGGGGCAGCCGATGCGCTGGTTGACATCGTCGCCGCGGTCGGAGATCAGACCAGCATCGTATTCGACTCGGGCATCCGAAGCGGCGCGGACATCTTCAAGGCCCTGGCGCTGGGCGCACACGCGGTGACCGTCGGCAGACCACACATATACGGATTGGCGCTGGCCGGCCGACGTGGGGTCACCGAGGTGCTGCAAAACCTGATTGCCGAATTCGATCTTACCCTGGGCTTGTCGGGTCTGCGATCGATCGCCGAGCTGAGCACCGCCGCGTTGCGACCCATCCCTCAAGTGTGAGAAGAAGACTCCCATCGTGGAAGGGACGGCTTAGGGCGTTATGGGAAGTGCTGCCGCAGTGCGTGTTTGAGAATTTTGCCGTTGGGGTTACGGGGCAGCGTTTCGGGGTGACGGGCTATGGCGACAGGGAGTTTGTAGCGGGCCAGGCGCTGGGCAAGGTGGGCGTGCAGTTCGGCGTCGCTGATATCGGCGTCGGGGGCCAGGTGGATCACCGCGGCGGGTTCTTCCCCCAGGGTGGGATGGGCTAGTCCGATGACAGCAGCGTCAACAACAGCAGGATGTTCATAGAGCGCGGCTTCGATTTCAGCGGTATAGATGTTTTCCCCGCCGCGGATGAGCATGTCTTTCTTGCGGTCGACGATAGTCAGATACCCCTCGGGGCTGACTCGGGCCAAATCCCCGGTGTGCAGCCAACCATCGGTGAACGCATCAGCGGTAGCGGCGGGGTTATTCCAGTAGCCGGCGACCACGTTGGCCCCACGTACCCATAGCTCGCCGACCTGGTTAGGGCCCAACGACTTTCCGTTGTCATCGACGATAATCATCGCTCCGGTCGGCAACGCCAGACCACAGCTATCAGGGTGGGCGAGATAATCTTGGCCGCCGTGCGTAGTGAATGTGCCAGACGTTTCGGTCATCCCCCAGCCCTGAGCAGGCGCGGCGTTTGGCCAGATTTCGGTGATCCGGTGTGCTAGCGCTGCTGCTGCCGGGGCACCTCCGTAGTTGACCGTTTCGATCGACGACAGATCGAACTGTGCACGGTCGCGGTGATGCAAGATCTGCCAGGCAATGGTTGGCACGCCACCGATGCTGGTGCACCGTTCACGTTCAATCAGGCCAAGGGCCGCAAGGGGATCCCAGCGCGGCGTTAGCACGATCCGGTCGCCGGCTAGCATTGTGGTATTGAGGAGCACCAGCGACCCGGTCACATGAAACAGCGGCACCGACAATAAGGTGCATTTCACCGGAGCATTAGGGTCGGGCAGCGGAATCGGTTCGCCGCGGCGCAGCGCTGCGCGGGCGAGCCCAAATCCTGACGCGAACGCGACCGTGACGGCGTTGCGGTGCGTTCCGATGGCCCCCTTGGGTTTTCCGGTGGTGCCAGAGGTGTAGAAGATGGTCGCGTTGGTATCTGGATCCGGCCGTAAGTCAGGCGACGACGCGTCGGGCAGCGCGTCCCACGCCGAGCAGTCGCCGATCACCGCCTCCAGCGTCACAACAGCGGAGTCAGCGTAATCACAGTGGCCCAGTTCAGTGCTGTCTTGGGTAACGTAAACCCGCCGCACCCCGATACCCGACGAATGTTCAAAGCGGGCAAGCCGTTCCCGATCCGCGATGACTACCTGCGCATCGCAGTCCGATAGCACGTATTCCAACTCCTGGGCGGTCCACCAGGCATTCAGCGGTACCACGATCGCACCGGCAAGCAGTGCGCCGTAAAAGGCAACCGGCCATTGCGGCCGGTTCGACATGAGCACCGCAACTCGATCCCCCACCCGGACCCCGTCATCAGTCAAGGCATCGGCCAAAGCGTGTGCCGCCCGGGCGAACTGTCGATAGGTGACCCGCTGGTCTTCATACACCAGGAACAGGCGGTCAGCGAAAGCGCTCGCAGACGTGAAGACGTCCAGCAACGTTGGGGGCGCGTTCTTCCACACCGTGTTGAGATGTCCGGCGATGATTCGCTGTTCGGTTTCATACAGCTGTCCCGGCGCGGTCAGGGCAGCGTTGGCCTCGGCCACCGTGCAGGTAGGCCACCTCGAGTCCGCGCCGCACCGACTAGACAACGCCACCCGATACCTCCGGTATGGGCTGGGTCAGCGCCCGGTAGGCATGCGGGCGGCGGGTTCGCAGAATTCCCGCGACGATCATGCCCGCGATGAACGTTGCAACGATCCCCGCCAGCAACGCCCGGCTGGCCGTGACATCGCCGATGAGCAAGACAAAGTTTGAGACCACGATCCAGGCCAGCCCGGCCAGGCAAAACAGCGCGATCACCGGCACGATCCGCGTTGACACCAACGTGGATTCGCCGGTACCTGGCTGCGTCCAAAAGAAAATCACCACGGCCAGTGAAGTCAGCGACATCAACACCACTACCCCCAAGGTGGCGGTTCCCGACAGCCAGGGGTAGATCTTCGTGACCGGATCCATCCGCGCCGCCGCGATCAGCAGCGCCGCGACAGCGGTAACGGTCGTGATGGCCAGTGAGGCGCGCGCAGGTGACCGGTGTTTGGCATGCACGACACCCACCGCTCGCGGCAGCAGCCCACGAGTTCCCATAGTGAACACGTAACGGGTTGACACGTTATGGAAAGTCAATGTGCAAGCGAACAGGCTGGGCAACAGCAACAGCTGCATCGTGTCCTGCATCGCCGGGCCAACATGGGTCTTGGCCAGGCCCACAACGAGATTCGCCGGATCATCGGTAGCGGCCGCCACAAGATTGTCCGCGCCCACACCGACCGTCAAGGCCCACGCCGAGATGGCATAGAACAGTCCGATCCCGATCACCGCGATGTATGTGGCACGCGGCAGCGTGCGCTCCGGGGTGAGGGCTTCGCTGCGAAAAACAGCGGTGGTTTCGAATCCAATAAAACACAAGAACGCGAACATCAGCCCTAACGACGGCACCCCTCGCGACAGCGCGGTCGGATCAAACATGGCCAATCTAGCGTTCCCCCCCAAATGCTCGCCGGCGGCAATCAGCGCGACGTCGACGACAACGACGACAACACACTCAGCAACGAGCATAAATGCAAGAACCTTGGAGCTCAGTTCGATGTCGCGGTAGCCCAATACCCCAGTGAGGACCAGCCACAACGCTGTCCACAGCAACCACGGTGAGCCCGGACCGCCCAGGTGGGCGACGGTGGTAGCAGTCACCGCACCCAGATAGCAGCTGATGGACACCAGCAGTAGGAAATAGCTACTGATCGCCAGCGCAGCGGCTCCGACGCCCGGGATGCGGCCCAAACCAGTTTGGATATACGAGTAAAACGCTCCGGCATCACCGACAAATCGCGTCATCCTGGTGAATCCAATCGCAAACAATGCGAGGATCATCGTCGCACCGATGAAAAACATAGGCAGAACAGGGTTTTGGCTAACCCGAACCACCATCGGTAGCACCGCGCCGACAGAGGCCAAGGGAGCCGCGCCAGCTAAGACCATCAACACCACAGACCACACTCCCAGACCACGATGAAGGCCCTCGGCGCCGAGATCGCCGCTACGTTTCATAAGTTCACCCCCAACCCAACGCTAGGCCATGCTAACGGCCACAATTCATACGGCAGCATTCAGCAGCCAACCGCCGATCGGAGAAGTCATTTGCCCAGCCCTGGCCTCATCGTCATCTCCGGCCTTCCCGGCACCGGCAAGTCGTCAGTAGCGCTGCCTCTGGCGCGCCGATTGCTCGCGGCGTATCTGCGCATCGACACCATCGAGCAGGCCTTAGTCGATTCCGGTGAGCTCACCGCGGCACCCGCCGCGATGGGCTACGTCGCCGGCTACGCCCTGGCCGCCGATCAACTGCGCGTAGGGCTGCCCACGATCGCCGAATGCGTCAATCCACTCAAGATCACGCGCGACGCCTGGCAACGCGTCGCCGCTCAACTCAACTGCTGGATACTCGAGGTTGAACTCGTCTGTTCCGACCCAAACGAACACCGGCGCCGAGTCGAAAGCCGCACATCAGACATCCCAGGCCTGGTTCTGCCGACCTGGCAACAAGTGGTCGATCGGACCTACGAGCCCTGGGACCGTGACCATCTCATCATCGACACCGCCTGCTCAGCGGTCACAGCCACTGTTGAGCGCATTCGCCACAAAGCCACCGCCATAACCGACACCGCCGAACCCATCCACCCGCCGCCCCCGCTGTAATACCGTGGGTCCTGGCATGTATGAGTACGACGTAGAGCCTGCGGACAGGTTGCCCTTCTGCACTGCAGAAAAGGCGCAGCGCTATCGAACAGACAACTATCGCGGTGCGGTGGGGCGTAATTGGTACCGCACCGATCCCACCCTGCAGTTCACCATGGCGTACTACCTGCAGCCCGACGAGTTGGCGTTCGCCGAGCCGCATTTGACGCGCATCGGTGAGCTGATGGGCGGCCCGGTGGCACGGTGGGCCGAGGAGACCGACCGTAACCCGCCGCGGCTCGATCGCTACGACCGCTGGGGACATGACATCAGCCGCGTCACCATGCCGGCCTCGTTCACGCAGGCCAGGCGTGCGGTGTTGGATGCGCAGCAGACGCTGCGCTCGGAAGCGCAAGCCGCCAAGCTCAGCTCATCGTTGCCGTTGTTCGCGTCCAACTATCTGCTCAACCAAGCCGATATCGGGATGGGCTGCGCGCTGGGCACCGGCGGCGGAATGGTCCAATCGCTGGTGGCCGCCTATGCGCCGCCCGATGTGCGGGAGCATGTGCTGGCCAAATTCGACTCCGGTGAATGGGCGGGCCGGACAGCGCAGCTGCTGACCGAACGGACCGGCGGCTCCGATCTGGGGGCGCTGGAGACGACGGCTCGACGGGCAGCCGAAGGCGGCGACGCCTGGCTGCTCAACGGCGTCAAATGGTTTGCCTCGAATTGCGCCGGGGAGGCGTTCGTCGTCTTGGCCAAACCCGAGGGCGCGCCCGACTCCACCCGTGGTGTCGCCACCTTTCTCGTGCTTCGCACCCGCCGCGACGGTTCGCGCAACGGCGTGCGGGTGCGCCGACTCAAAGACAAGCTCGGCACCCGCTCGGTCGCGTCCGGCGAGGTCGAATTTGTCGATGCGGAAGCCTTTCTGCTGTCCGAGAAGCCAAGCGGTGATACGGGTCCCGCCGACGGCAAGGGACTCGGCCGGATGATGGAGCTGACCAACGCCGCGCGACTCGGCATCGCCTTGTTCGGGCTGGGTAACGCGCGCCGCGCCCTGGTCGAGTCGCTGTGCTACGCCCGGCAGCGGCGGGCGTTCGGCGGGCCGCTCATCGACAAGCCGCTGATGCGGCGCAAGCTGAGCGAGCTGATCGTCGACGTCGAAGCCGCACTGGCGCTGGTATTCGACTGCACCGGAGCCACCAACCACCGCCAGCCCCGCAACAGGCGGCAACGCATCGCGGTGCCGGTCACCAAACTGAAGGTGTGCCGGCTTGGGATCACCGCGGCGTCGGACGCGATCGAGATCCACGGCGGCAACGGCTACATCGAGGACTGGCCGGTGGCCAGGCTGCTGCGCGATGCGCAGGTGAACACCATCTGGGAGGGGCCGGACAACATCCTGTGCCTCGACGTGCGGCGCGGCATCGAGCAGACCCGCGCCCACGAGACGTTGTTGGCGCGATTGCACGACGCGATCTCGGTGTCGGACGACACCGAGG is a genomic window containing:
- a CDS encoding APC family permease → MKRSGDLGAEGLHRGLGVWSVVLMVLAGAAPLASVGAVLPMVVRVSQNPVLPMFFIGATMILALFAIGFTRMTRFVGDAGAFYSYIQTGLGRIPGVGAAALAISSYFLLLVSISCYLGAVTATTVAHLGGPGSPWLLWTALWLVLTGVLGYRDIELSSKVLAFMLVAECVVVVVVDVALIAAGEHLGGNARLAMFDPTALSRGVPSLGLMFAFLCFIGFETTAVFRSEALTPERTLPRATYIAVIGIGLFYAISAWALTVGVGADNLVAAATDDPANLVVGLAKTHVGPAMQDTMQLLLLPSLFACTLTFHNVSTRYVFTMGTRGLLPRAVGVVHAKHRSPARASLAITTVTAVAALLIAAARMDPVTKIYPWLSGTATLGVVVLMSLTSLAVVIFFWTQPGTGESTLVSTRIVPVIALFCLAGLAWIVVSNFVLLIGDVTASRALLAGIVATFIAGMIVAGILRTRRPHAYRALTQPIPEVSGGVV
- a CDS encoding class I adenylate-forming enzyme family protein translates to MAEANAALTAPGQLYETEQRIIAGHLNTVWKNAPPTLLDVFTSASAFADRLFLVYEDQRVTYRQFARAAHALADALTDDGVRVGDRVAVLMSNRPQWPVAFYGALLAGAIVVPLNAWWTAQELEYVLSDCDAQVVIADRERLARFEHSSGIGVRRVYVTQDSTELGHCDYADSAVVTLEAVIGDCSAWDALPDASSPDLRPDPDTNATIFYTSGTTGKPKGAIGTHRNAVTVAFASGFGLARAALRRGEPIPLPDPNAPVKCTLLSVPLFHVTGSLVLLNTTMLAGDRIVLTPRWDPLAALGLIERERCTSIGGVPTIAWQILHHRDRAQFDLSSIETVNYGGAPAAAALAHRITEIWPNAAPAQGWGMTETSGTFTTHGGQDYLAHPDSCGLALPTGAMIIVDDNGKSLGPNQVGELWVRGANVVAGYWNNPAATADAFTDGWLHTGDLARVSPEGYLTIVDRKKDMLIRGGENIYTAEIEAALYEHPAVVDAAVIGLAHPTLGEEPAAVIHLAPDADISDAELHAHLAQRLARYKLPVAIARHPETLPRNPNGKILKHALRQHFP
- a CDS encoding AAA family ATPase gives rise to the protein MPSPGLIVISGLPGTGKSSVALPLARRLLAAYLRIDTIEQALVDSGELTAAPAAMGYVAGYALAADQLRVGLPTIAECVNPLKITRDAWQRVAAQLNCWILEVELVCSDPNEHRRRVESRTSDIPGLVLPTWQQVVDRTYEPWDRDHLIIDTACSAVTATVERIRHKATAITDTAEPIHPPPPL
- a CDS encoding alpha-hydroxy-acid oxidizing protein, whose protein sequence is MTSTPPHPGRSRQDAIYRAGVFGRVPAVPTNFSELERAARQRMSKRAWAYVAGGAGAGTGMINNRAALDRWAIVPRMLRDTSDRDLTVELFGRRLPAPVLVAPVGAADLVRNGADVEIGAAAAAVGVPYIFSNQGSAPMEDTAAEMDNVARQAGREHAPRWFQLYWSTNDAVVTSLIRRAEALDCDALAVTLDTTQLGWRPNDLNIGSLPFAQAIGIAQYYSDTAFAQSVRERIAEARRSGRRPDMQLTLGGLRTLISLARRMPGSFLHNLVSPVPRASVETFLETYSRPSLNWDNIAELRKRTRLPILLKGILHPDDARRAVDLGVDGIVVSNHGGRQVDSVIGAADALVDIVAAVGDQTSIVFDSGIRSGADIFKALALGAHAVTVGRPHIYGLALAGRRGVTEVLQNLIAEFDLTLGLSGLRSIAELSTAALRPIPQV
- a CDS encoding acyl-CoA dehydrogenase family protein, which translates into the protein MYEYDVEPADRLPFCTAEKAQRYRTDNYRGAVGRNWYRTDPTLQFTMAYYLQPDELAFAEPHLTRIGELMGGPVARWAEETDRNPPRLDRYDRWGHDISRVTMPASFTQARRAVLDAQQTLRSEAQAAKLSSSLPLFASNYLLNQADIGMGCALGTGGGMVQSLVAAYAPPDVREHVLAKFDSGEWAGRTAQLLTERTGGSDLGALETTARRAAEGGDAWLLNGVKWFASNCAGEAFVVLAKPEGAPDSTRGVATFLVLRTRRDGSRNGVRVRRLKDKLGTRSVASGEVEFVDAEAFLLSEKPSGDTGPADGKGLGRMMELTNAARLGIALFGLGNARRALVESLCYARQRRAFGGPLIDKPLMRRKLSELIVDVEAALALVFDCTGATNHRQPRNRRQRIAVPVTKLKVCRLGITAASDAIEIHGGNGYIEDWPVARLLRDAQVNTIWEGPDNILCLDVRRGIEQTRAHETLLARLHDAISVSDDTEDGGDTTRLVAERLDDLDAAITAWTKLDREVAEARLFPLAQFMGDVYAGALLTEQAAWEQATRGSDRKALVARLYARRHLADRGPLRGIDADSDEALERFDELVDGAFTPRV